The DNA window ttttgggagAGAAATTGTCCGCTGGCACTTCAAAAGGGgatgccagttgcccatccctgcactATGCATATTTAACCCAATATCCTTGAACATTATAAATATGACATTGACACTGACCTTGGAAgtggtggcgcagtggttaagggcgctgtactgcagcgccagctgtgccaccagagactctgggttcgcgcccaggctctgttgtggagggacgcacaattggcctagggagggttagggagggtttggccggtagggaaatccttgtctcatcgcgcaccaacggcccctgtggcgggccggatgcagtgcgtgctaaccaaggttgccaggtgtttcctccgacacattggtggtgCTGTGTTAAgccttggttgggttgtgtatcggaggatgcatgactttcaaccttcgtctctctctctctatgtggatACACTACTTGACCCCCAAGCATCATTTCACACATTACACATGTTGACATTTAGATTTGAAAAAAAATTCATATAGTTTGCTCCAACATTTGATTACTGGGAataaaacagcaaaaacataagtCATCAGCCGTATGTTGATTCACAGGCAATTTTAATGTGGTACTGTAAAGGTAGGGCTCCAAAAACATCAATAAAACACAGAGTTTATTGAGACACTCTGACAAAGACCACATCATATCAAGATGTGTTGCAATTAACTGAGTACCTTCTCAAACATTCACTATGTAACTCATTTTTGttgcttttttttgttgctttccaTTGAACACATTTCACCTCTTatatttgaagtcggaagtttgcaacCACCTTAGCCAagaacatttaaactcagtttttcacaattcctgacatttaatcctagtaaaaattacatgtcttaggtcagttaggatcaccactttattttaagaatgtgaaatgtcagaataatagtagagagaattatttatttcagcttttatttctttcatcacattcccagttggtcagaagtttacatgcactcaattagtatttggtagaattgcctttgcattgtttaacctgggtcaaatgtttcaggtagccttccacaagcttcccacaattcttcctgacagagctggtgtaacggagtcaggtttcaaatcaaatcaaagtttatttgtcacgtgcgccgaatagaacaggtattacattgaaatgcttacttacaggctctaaccaatagtgcaaaaaaggtgttaggtgaacaatagataagtaaagaaataaaacaacagtaaaaagacaggctctatacagtagcaaggctttaAAAGTAGCGAAGCTACATAcggacaccagttagtcaggctgattgaggttgtatgtacatgtagatatggttaaagtgactatgcatatatgatgaacagagagtagcagtagcgtaaaagaggggttggcgggtggtgggtggcggaacacaatgcagatagcccggttagccactgtgcgggagcactggtttgtcggcccaattgaggtagtatgtacatgaatgtgtagttaaagtgactatgcaatgataaacagagagtagaagcagcgtaaaaataggggttgggggggggcacacaatgcaaatactCCGGGTATccattgttcaggagtcttatggcttgggggtaaaaacttttgagaagcctttttgtcctaaacTTGGTACTCCgataccacttgccatgcggtaatagagagaacagtctatgtctggggtggctggggtcgttgacaatttttaggaccttcctcttacacagcctggtgtagaggtcctggatggcaggcagctttgccccagtgatgtactgggccgtacgcactaccctctgtagtgccttgtggtcagaggccgagcaattgctgtaccaggcagtgatgcaaccagtgttgctctcgatgttgcagctgtagaaccttttgaggatctcaggacccatgccaaatcttttcagtttcctgagggggaataggctttgtcgtgacctcttcacgactgttttagtgtgtttggaccattctagtttgctgttgatgtggacaccaaggaacttgaagctctcaacctgctccactacagccccgtcgatgagaatgggggtgtgctcggtcctccttttcctgtagtccacaatcatctccttagtcttggttacgttgagggataggttgttattctggcattacccggccaggtctctgacctcctccctatagactgtctcgtcgttgtctgcaaatttaatgatgatgttggagtcatgcctggccatgcagtcgtaggtgaacagggagtacaggaggggactgagcacactcccctgtggagctccagtgttgagaatcagcatggcagatgtgttgctacctaccctcaccacctgggggcggcccgtcaggaagtccaggatccagttgttgagggaggtgtttagtcccaggatctttagcttagtgatgagctttgagggtaccatggtgttgaacgctgagctgtagtcaatgaatagcattgtcacataagtgttccttttgtccaggtgggaaagggcagtgtggaatgcaatagagattgcagcatctgtggatctgtttgggcggtatgcaaattggagtgggtctagggtttctgggataatggtgttgatgtgagccattcccaacctttcaaagcactacggacgtgagtgctacgggtctgtagtcatttaggcaggttgcctttgtgttcttgggcacagggactatggtggtctgcttgaaacatgctggtattacagactcaatcagggacatgttaaaaatgtcagtgaagacacctgccagttagtcagcacatgcccggagcacaagtcctggtaatcaatctggccccgcagccttgtgtatgttgacctgtttaaaggtcttactcacgtcggctatggagtgcgtgatcacacagtcgtccggaacagctgatgatcTCATGCATGCCTCACTGGGAAGCTTGCGaatgtgcttctctttgtagtctgtagtagtttacaagccctgccacataagacgagtgtcagagccggtgtagtatgattcaatcttagccctgtattgacactttgcctgtttgatggttcgtcgcagggcatagcaggatttcttgtaagcttccaggTTTAGAGtcccttgaaagcggcagctcttccctttagctcagtgcgaatgttgcctgtaatccatggcttctggttggggtatgtacgtacagtcactgtggggatgacgtccttgatgcacttattgataaagccagtgactgatgtggtgtactcctcaatgccatcaaaagaatcccggaacatgttcaggtctgtgatagcaaaacagtcctgtagtttagcatctgcttcatctgaccactattttatagaccaagtcactggtgcttcctgctttcatttttgcttgtaagcaggaatcaggaggatatagttgtggtcggatttaccaaatggagggcgagggagagctttgtacgcgtctctgtgtgtggactacaggtgatctagaatttttttcccctctggttgcacatttaacatgttgatagaaatttggtagaactgatttaagtttccctgcattaaagtctctggccactaggagcgccgcctctgggtgagtggtttcctgtttgcttatttccttatacagctgactgagtgcggtcttagtgccagcatctgtctgtggtggtaaataaacagccatgaaaagtatagctgaaaactctctaggcaagtagtgtggcctgcaattcatcacaatatactctacatcAGGCGAgcaaatctagagacttccttagatttcgagcaccagctgttgtttacaaatatacacagacccccctcttgccggtgcagcgtatatcccgctagctgaatatccatgtcgtcattcagccacgattccatgaaatataggatattacagtttttgatgtcccattggtaggatattcgtgatcgtatctcatctaatttattgtccaatgattgcacattggcaagtagtattgacagtaacggcagctttcccagtcgccttctccgggtcctgaccaggcacccggctctttgtcctctgtaccggCGTCGCTTtctcttgcaaataacggggatcTCGGCCCTGttgggtgtttggagaatgtcttgtgcgtCGTCCTTGTtgtagaaaaaatctttgtcaaatccgaggtgagtgattgctgtcctgacatccagaagctctttgtctaatccgaggtgagtgatcgctgtcctgacatccagaagctctttgtctaattcgaggtgagtgatcgctgtcctgatatccagaagctctttgtctaatccgaggtgagtgatcgctgtcctgacatccagaagctctttgtctaatccgaggtgagtgatcgctgtcctgatatccagaagctctttgtctaatccgaggtgagtgatcgctgtcctgatatccagaagctctttgtctaatccgaggtgagtgatcgctgtcctgatatccagaagctctttgtctaatccgaggtgagtgatcgctgtcctgatatctagaagctctttgtctaatccgaggtgagtgatctctgtcctgatatccagaagctcttcatctaatccgaggtgagtgatcgctgtcctgatatccagaagctcttcatctaatccgaggtgagtgatctctgtcctgatatccagaagctctttgtctaatccgaggtgagtgatctctgtcctgatatccagaagctctttgtctaatccgaggtgagtgatctctgtcctgatatccagaagctctttgtctaatccagggtgagtgatctctgtcctgatatccagaagctcttcatctaatccgaggtgagtgatctctgtcctgatatccagaagctctttgtctaatccgaggtgagtgatctctgtcctgatatccagaagctctttgtctaacccagggtgagtgatcgctgtcctgatatccagaagctctttgtctaatccagggtgagtgatcgctgtcctgatatccagaagctattttttaGCTGTAAGCTAccgttgcagaaacattatgtacaaaataagttacaattaAAGCGAAAAAACCCCACATtttagcacaattggttgggcgcccgttAAACTACTGCCATTTCTTCCGGTACCATttttaggtttgtaggcctccttgctcgcacacgctttttccgttctacccacacattttctatgggattgatgtcaggactttgtgatggtaactccaataccttgactttgttgtccttaagccattttgccacaactttggaagtatgcttggggtcattgtccatttggaagacccatttgcgaccaagttttaacttcctgattgatgtcttgagatgttgcttcaatatatccacataattttcctgcctcatgatgccatctattttgtgaagtgcaccagtctctcctgtggCAAAGCAcaaccacaacatgatgatgccacctccgtgcttcacggttgggatagtgttcttcggcttgcaagcctccctctttttcctccaaacataacgatggttattacggccaaacagttctatttttgtttcatcagaccagaggacatttctccaaaaagtacaatctttgtccccatgtgcagttgctaaccatagtctggcttttttatggcgggttttggagcagtggcttcttccttgctgagcagcctttcagattatgtcgatataggactcgttttactgtggatatggatacttttgtacctgtttcctccagcatcttcacaaggtccattgctgttgttcttggattgatttccactttttgcaccaaagtacattcatctattggacacagaacgcatctccttcctgagcggtatgacggctgcatggtatttatacttgcgtactattgtttgttcgtgaacgtggtaacttcaggcgtttgtccatttctcccaaggatgaaccagacttgtggaggtctacaatttgttttctgaggtcttggctgatttcttttgattttccaatgatgtcaagcaaagaggcactgagttcgaagggaggccttgaaatacatccacaggtacacctccaattgactcaaattatgtcaattagcctatcagaagcttctaaagccacaacatccttttctggaattgaccaagctgtttaatggcacagtcaacttagtgtatgtaaacttctgacccactggaattgtgatacagtgaattataaattaaataatctgtctgtaaacaattgttggaaaaattacttgtgtcatgtacaaaatagatgtcctaaccgacttgccaaaactatagtttgttaacaagacatttgtggagtggttgaaaaatgatttcTAGACAATGTATTGTAGTTTTACAATTATTGTGTAATATATCCTGACAGTTCTCTTGATAGAACCATCCCAAAACCATCCCCATTTTAGAAACAAAAACCGTCTATCTTATCTCCCTAGTTTAAACCAATAACGTACACAATACAATAGAAGTGGCAAGAATTGTGTCATTATTGTCTTAAACCACTAAGCTGACCACTAGCAGACCACCTTCACATTTAGTAGACCTACCAGTGCTTCCAGTCGTTTCTATGTAGTTGGGGTGTAATGGAAAGCAGTCTCCCAGTCATCCTGTTTGCTCTGTCTTTATCTGTGTGCTCTGTCCTTTGAGCTCATTTCCTCTTATTGTGCTGTAATACTATTTCcagttttgtttttttctgttttaTTTCTCCTCTTGCTTTTGATAGCTTTCCACACCACCTAACCCCTTCCTGCATCAGGGGTAGTTGGTCTTGTCCTGAATTGTGTTGCCATTTATCCTAAACAAGGCAGATGTGAAAACATGCATGACGTGGGTGAGCTGCTGCCAGCAGTAAGCTATAATTGCGTTACATAAGTTGATTGCTTTGTGACCCTGAGGAATACGAGACACATAGGTCAGGGTtgaaatatttttttgggggggggatctcTATATTGACCTTAAATTCCTGACTTCGGAGTTAATTCTTGCTATGATGATCCACTGTGAAACTGTCCCTATCAATTATGGGACAGATAGTTATACACAAAAGTAAAATAATGAGGTTTTCCCATGTGCATTTACAGTTTACATCCCCAGCAGAGGCCAACCATATGGAATTCAACTAGCACTAGGTTATACATTATGATCATATCTTTATTTAAAAACAATAGAAATAACTGTGACACAAACTTGAAGACATAACATATTGCACTATTGGGGTCTTTTTGAAACTCCATATACAAGATGTGAAATAATTGCATTCATTCTTTACACAGTGCTGCAGACCCTGTCATCTTAATGCAATGTCaaacatttacaacaaaaaaaacaaaaaaacactgcaGGCAGGATGGACAGCCTTTTTGATCAGTTTGAGAGCAGCTTGGCCCCCAAAAGAATGTAGTCTAAGGCTTACAATTCAAAACAGTCATGTAGGCTCCAACACTTTGAGTAAGTAGAATCTTGGCTTGAAAACTGGACAATAACCTCTTTCACATTAATAATGCAATGTGACCATATAAGGGGATAAAGCCTTCACTAAAACTCGAGGTTGTACGTTGCTTTTCCCTTTTGAACACTGCTTTCAGCTATAGGCCTATATTTCCCTCCACAGATTCCATAAATTGCCAAACAGTTGGTTGCATATCAACAAGCCTTGGCCCCCAACACTCAAGTAGGCTACTTGGAACAAGATCCTCAAAGACTACAGCATAATTTCAGGCAGCATCTTGAATATTTGACAAACGTATTTCTTCAGTAAATTATAATCACAGGGAGTGTCCGTTGTACTTGTATTTGATTATATATTCGAGTCAAATAAGGTACATTGGTCAGAATAGATCCAGATGATGATCCATAATCGGATTATCATTTATTTTGAACATTATGCTACTGGCTCGCAAGAAAGTTTTTAATGAGAGGCACGCAcagagttttttttattttttacttttcaaGCACAAGGACAACAGGTCTTGATGGTGTTGGCAGCCGTGGGCCTATATTATCGCTTACGTCAGCCGTTTATTCAATCACAACAACAGACAGCAGTTTACACAACCGTTGGAGGGTTTTGATCTCTTCTGTAAAGCTGCACGTGTCGCAGTGTCGAACACCTCCCGAATACCATCCTTTGTTTTAGCAGAACACTCCAAATAGTCATATGCACTAATGCGCACGGCCATGGCGCGCCCGTCCTCTGTTTTCACGGGTTCCTGTTTCATTCTGGACAGCTCGGTCCTAACAATCTCGTCGTTGCGCAAGTCTCTCTTGTTGGCGACTAAAATAATTGGCACGTTGGGACAAAAGTGCTTAACCTCTGGCACCCATTTCTCGGGGATGTTTTCGAGGGAGTCCGGGCTGTCCACGGAAAAGCACATCAGGATGACATCGGTGTCTGGATAGGACAGCGGGCGAAGGCGGTCGTAGTCCTCCTGTCCAGCCGTGTCCCATAGTGCTAGTTGGACTTGCTTGGTGTCCACTTCAATGTCCGCCACATAGTTATCAAATACAGTTGGCACATAGACCTCAGGAAACTCGTCTTTGCTGAATACAATCAGCAAGCAGGTTTTCCCACACGCGCCGTCACCGACGACGACCAGCTTTTTTCGTATCTCTGCCATTTGTTGCTTTTGACACTGATAGACCACTTTCCCTTGACTCTAGCTTTTAAACAAATATGACATTCGAAAATAATTATGTATCAGCTGTCTTTGTGTTAGCTAGCTACGAATTCTGGCTACGAGTCTTGTTAAATTTCCCTGAAGGTATGCTAGTGCGTTTAGCCGCTCGACTCTATAATTCGCAAATATGTATCCCTGTCTAACCACTGAAGCGCTGGCTTTATAAAGAGCACGGCGCTTTCCTAATATAGCAATCCAATCGTATCTACCGAGGTGATATCATCATTTCGAAAAAAGGAGGTGATTGGATCCCAGTCCTGCCTTGTCGGTAGGGGAGGGTAGTGTACCACGAGGATCATGTCTCGCCCAGATACCAAACTGGGATCAACTAATTTGGCAATGTCTTGGGCTTATTTCCTACATTTTTTTCAATAAATGTTTCCTAATTCACAATCACATAACCTAATGTATGAATAGTCATTTGACATAGGCCTATATGCCACTATCCATATGACAAACACATAAGGCATATACTAATGTAGAGCCAGCTCTAGGCctacaaaaaaacatgtttatattTCAATAAATTGTGGGTCGCAGCTGGCCATCAAATAACAAGATAACAATTCCCAATGCGATGTTTTTTCCAAGGACCTACGCACGGGCAGGCCTATGTACCCCATGAAACAACTTGCTTTCTCTCCACATGAAACAAAGATGATGAAATATTGCAAAATTGCTCAAACCAATAGAACTATTTGAAATTAGCTCATGTAGAGTATGTTTCCTACTGCGCGTACCATGATGTGTTCCCATTCACAATAATCATGTTGTCTTTCCAAAATGCCTAGCATATACATCATATTGTTGCGATTTAAGTACAATTGATTGAGATAGGAGCATATGAAGTTGAGTCTTAATTGTTTTTTGCTACACCTATGGAATTAGTCATATTGATTAAACATCATGAAAAATATTGATCAGCATGACTGAAATTTTACACTGGACTGACTCCCTAGTAGACTTTAATTGATACAGAGAAATCATGCATACTACATGTAAATAATTGAGAAATTATGAGTGGGTAATTTCATAGTCTATTTTATTATAATCGCAAATATTGGCTTGTTTGACATGTTAGTGCGCAGGTCTAATGTACAACATGCATATAGACTGCAGGGAGGGCACTAGCGTGATAGTCAAACTCCTTCATTGCACGTTCAATCGTAGCTAATCATTAAAACACCGATCTCCACGGAAACAAAACAATATACATTTCATCCACTGGCATTTTGTACAAACATCGCTCTTCACTCTAAAAGACAGCGCGTGAGTATCTACGTTTATATAATGCGATGTATTACGCATTCCCACTATTTTAAGTGTGGATTGTTGCCTTGGTCGTTGAGTATATCCCCTTTTGTTTAGCGGGTAAGGCCCCTCTGGAACTTGGAGGGGGGCCATGTTGTTAGTGTAGCTAGTTACCCAGCAATGGTGTTTTGTTAATACAGCTCACCAGGCGGCATTTGTATGTTTCACTCGGTTAACAAGGTTTGCTTACTGTTCAACGGCGTGTGCACAACGAAGAGTTATGCCTTTATTGTATGCACTTATTAAACTACACTAGTAATTTTACAGCGCTGATTTTATCAAACTGAAAAGGTAAGGGGCCTCCCTTACTCTGcctagctagctaggctagtaGCTAACAAACAAATTAAACATTGACGCTAGATTTGTAAGTGAactggtaacgttagctagttaacttgGCTTCTGTCTACTGTTATTTTAACGAACAAATGTGATAGCCAGGTAGCTAGGCATTATAGCTAATGATCTAGTTATCTAAGTAGTTCACGAAGGGTTGTTTTGCTAATGACTGGTCTGAACTATGAAGCCAGTTGTCATGAACAGGGAAATCGTGGacgtagctagctactgtagttaACTGTTTTTCTGACGTCAGTTTCATGCTAAAACTAACCGAGTCTGCAAGCTATACAGTAGACATAGTTTGCAGAGttggtttagctagctagttaaagtaGCCAGCTAGGTACCTAACTACTCGTGGTATTCAACATTTTCGTGAAATCAATAACCACACACTAACATTAACGTTTGCTAGCTAGTAATCTAGAGACTATGCGCCGAAttgccagctaacgttagctagctagcgaatgtTATCAATTTCGCGTAAAACGTGTTTGAATGACGTTACTACTAGCTAACGGTAGGTAGTTAAACTAACGTTAACGAACCATGTACAAtatgtggctaatgttagctagctactaacTAGGTACACCGGCTTTCTACACTAATACAGTGTGTAATATTTATTTAGCAAAACACACACCCGACAACGGCGACTTGAACACTCCAGCCAGACATTCATTGTTCGAAGGCTACGCtaacaagttagctagctaaggaaGCTAGCAACGGTAGGCTTGCTTGCTATCCATCTATCTAACATAGTTTATCCATAACGTTCCATTGGTTTCTGTTTGTGATGTAGGTAGCGTATGTTCACGATTGATGTTAGTTAACTTTAGCTGTTTGGCTAAGAAGGCCAAAGCGCATATTACACGGACTTTAGGGACACTTCCGCAACGTAAtggagttagctagctaacttttcaTAGCTAATTTAGCTTAAAATACGTTAATGTTAGCAGTGTAATAAATAAATTGTCTAGATAGCCAGGTAGCTAAATCAAACAAGGGGCATGTAACGTCCCCAGAGAAGATTAtgttgctgttgctagctagagACGATGCTTATTTATGACGCTGACAGTGCTTCTGCTGCAGTTCTGCAGACATTTCAGCTAacttgttaaacaaataaaataacggAAACTGTCTTAACGTTAGGGACCAAAAAAAGTATATATCGATATTTATTTTACTAGCTACAGTTGATACACGTGTATGTTTGGTTGGTTCAATAAGCTTACAGTCAATATCAGAAACGTCAGCCTAATGTTTGACAAGTGCTATCCATAACCAATGTAAAGCAACCCTCTGACATGTTCTATTATTTCCCCCTTCCATAGGCTTCCCCGTGGAATGAGCATTCCATGCAGCATCCTAAGTATGAATGACGTGGCCTGGCAGGAGACACGGGGTGGGATGCTGCACACAAACGGTGCCCCTGAAGCTGGGGGCGTCAGAGTTCATGGAGGGGGTTCCCTGGCAGCTGTAGGGGGAGCAGGGCAGGGTCCCGGGGGCCAACACCCTCTGCAGGGCATGGATAGGGGCCCCAACCCCACCCCAGGCACCCCACAGCCTCCACTAAGTGGGCGCTCTCAGGACGATGCCACAGTTGGCTACTTCTTCCAGAGGCAACCTGGTGAGCAGTTGGGAGGTTGCACCCCTAGCAAGCACCGTTGGCCTACAGGAGATGGCAACCACATTGACCAGGTACGATTATTTTGCCAGGGCCAAACTGCTTTCTGTTTGAAAAGGGTACACTATTTGAATGAAGCAAACCTTAGACGTTTTAGAAACTACTTTACCACGCAGAGACCTTATGCCGTTTCAGCCCCAAGCATGACAGAAATTTCACCAGTCATGCTTGTCTACAGGTTAATTTGCATAAATTAGTGTAATTAAGTTGGCACGTGTGCATCTTCGTTACTTTATCCTGTGTCTTATTTATCACACATGCACAGCGTTTAGAGCCTAGTTTGAGCAGAATAATATCACCTGTCAGACAGCGAGAGCTGCTGCGTGAGAGGAACGTGCTCTTAGAAACACAGTCATTGCACTGCAAATTGTAAATACAATCGTGTGTTAACACTCTTGATGGCCACGGCTTTCTAATGCTACTATtctttatttctcaactcctaatTGAAGCCCGTGCTCCATTCGAGTGCCTAGGCAATGAATACGGTAGGTAGGCTACCAGCGTGTCACCAACCACCTTGCAATTGGAGTATgcattgtttgaaacctggatgttttttacttcatattatgaggcatgtcttaccttgttcCAAAGTAGACGAGGTGAAATCCCATGACAGAAACATGGagtcaattattttataaagactccCTCATTTGCCATTGAAACCAGCATTtatctcctgttctattggttttcatatcaactttctttcgtTGTCCGGAAGCCAAAGGCACAATTCTAGTTATTCTttttgttgcatctttagattccCCCTCTAATTTTAATCTCACATGGAACTGTTTGCAtcaggtgtgctatttacagtgccttcaaagtattcacacccttgactttttccacattttgttgaaacaattttaaattcaggctttaaTTGCCAAATTAGACATGTGTATTtagaccccccaaaaaaaaagaaaaggttaAATGtcttgtcaataagtattcaacccttttttgttatggcaagcctaaataagttcaggagagtAAATTTGCttcacaagttgcatggactcaatctgtgcaataatggtgtttaacattaCTTTATTTAatggctacctcatctctgtacccctgaCATACAACAATCTGTAAGGACCCTCAGTCGAGCATTACAGttcaaaaacagattcaaccacaaagaccagggaggttttccaatgccttgcaaagaatggCATCGGTTGGTAGGTTGATAAACAAGCAgactttgaatatccctttgagcatggtgaagttaataattacaatttggagggtgtatcaatacacctagtcactacaatGATCCAGGCGTGctacctaactcagttgccggagaggaaggaaaccactcggGGATTTTGCTATGAGGctcatggtgactttaaaacagtataATTGCTATGGTAGGAGAAAAAAAATGAGGAtgggtcaacaacattgtagtta is part of the Oncorhynchus tshawytscha isolate Ot180627B linkage group LG18, Otsh_v2.0, whole genome shotgun sequence genome and encodes:
- the LOC112217400 gene encoding rho-related GTP-binding protein RhoB; the encoded protein is MAEIRKKLVVVGDGACGKTCLLIVFSKDEFPEVYVPTVFDNYVADIEVDTKQVQLALWDTAGQEDYDRLRPLSYPDTDVILMCFSVDSPDSLENIPEKWVPEVKHFCPNVPIILVANKRDLRNDEIVRTELSRMKQEPVKTEDGRAMAVRISAYDYLECSAKTKDGIREVFDTATRAALQKRSKPSNGCVNCCLLL